The following proteins are co-located in the Numida meleagris isolate 19003 breed g44 Domestic line chromosome 8, NumMel1.0, whole genome shotgun sequence genome:
- the CHIC1 gene encoding cysteine-rich hydrophobic domain-containing protein 1, giving the protein MRMRTPLSPPLARGAPSPPQAHCAGARRGRAGGGVEMSVLLPNMADFDTIYELEEEEEEEEDEDEEEEEEEESSEPEPVVRSQELPRPRDAPDPVVVRGAGHITVFGLSNKFDTEFPSVLTGKVAPEEFKTSISCVNTCLRKNLPVNVKWLICGCLCCCCTLGCSLWPVVCLNKRTRRSIQKLLEWENNRLYHKLGLHWKLSKRKCETSNMMEYVILIEFLPKYPIFRPD; this is encoded by the exons ATGCGCATGCGCACCCCCCTCTCCCCGCCCCTGGCGCGGGGCGCTCCTTCCCCCCCGCAGGCGCACTGCGCAGGCGCGCGGCGAGGCCGCGCCGGGGGTGGGGTTGAGATGAGCGTGCTGCTCCCCAACATGGCGGATTTTGACACGATCTatgagctggaggaggaggaggaggaagaagaagatgaagacgaagaagaggaggaggaagaggagtcGTCCGAGCCTGAGCCCGTGGTGCGGAGTCAGGAGCTGCCGCGGCCCCGCGACGCGCCGGATCCTGTGGTGGTGCGGGGCGCCGGGCACATCACCGT gtTTGGCTTGAGCAACAAGTTTGATACAGAATTTCCCTCTGTTCTGACAGGGAAG GTTGCCCCAGAAGAATTCAAGACCAGTATCAGCTGTGTGAATACCTGTTTAAGAAAGAATCTTCCTGTCAATGTAAAATGGCTGATTTGTggctgtctgtgctgctgctgcacactgGGCTGTAGCCTGTGGCCTGTAGTCTGTCTTAACAAAAGA acTAGAAGATCAATTCAGAAGTTATTAGAATGGGAAAATAACAGACTATATCATAAG cttGGTTTGCACTGGAAGCTGAGTAAAAGGAAATGCGAAACTAGCAATATGATGGAATAT GTAATATTAATAGAGTTCTTACCAAAATATCCCATATTTCGACCCGACTGA